A genomic segment from Sparus aurata chromosome 10, fSpaAur1.1, whole genome shotgun sequence encodes:
- the LOC115589051 gene encoding active breakpoint cluster region-related protein isoform X1 produces MMDIYQEAVRYLESEHVPVVAEAEADVLEEDVFQEEAVSCLLSPLHSESIDFPESPTSRSPEEMLERRLVVLRGILESEEVYLRELEALLMPMKALWASAGTSQPVLSSRQVQTVFYQVPELRDLHQSFYSGLKARLSEHCQTESSPAEEREMSHTGFQLMVGDLFLKMVNQIGLYGGFIGNYEEAVEVVRKCMQSDPRFQALAESMMSNNNGSDKTRTKYTFEALLYRPLDRVTKTTLVLRDVLKATPAEHGDYASLQEALRLSRSFLSGVNESSQCKREVTLSHGMRRKLMRDGFVVDASEGEHSLRHLFLYTDLLLCTRYKHASRGKPDSYRFCWYLPLAGLKLRWVAEQERSQDTHHRLHAIRAKMFLLRQQLQQHKAGSRGISLAARARKKLEQMELMLLTHFPPYRLELHSPSDKSYTFLLSSLYELEEWREAIHKLTADNIETVPPDLLTLTSACVKLRMTQQPPLHSLNSVEDEQSLCGTLGVAIHSACGLQQPACVYVCVEVDGYEFYDKQAQTHSSIRSLNPHWDQELSLQVDGAHHLRVLCVSQSVGQDYTVLGKASVQLDSKTLNKRWRRQTLQLGEVEVTLSLKYCPHPLEPPSSTTQELPVFCVPIETVAHQEGVLVPHVVRCCVEEVERRGMDEVGIYRISGATSDIGALKAAFNSNLREAVTRLRSAEVNAVSGVLKLYFRELPEPLIPTEMFQRLARTLEIQDINSRLVSLLSLLQSCPDPNRHTFLYLLHHLQRVSENQDVNKMSMMNLATVFGPSLLRPPVVKLGHNGPTVDISQEVVVQVQVVFWYLQCNNLPEAQTSLQHDTDAEDETTHI; encoded by the exons ATGATGGATATCTACCAAGAGGCTGTGCGGTATCTGGAGTCAGAGCACGTACCAG TTGTAGCTGAAGCCGAGGCCGACGTCCTGGAGGAGGATGTGTTCCAGGAGGAGGCGGTGTCCTGCTTGCTGTCTCCTCTCCATTCAGAGAGCATAGACTTCCCCGAAAGCCCT ACGTCCCGCAGCCCGGAGGAAATGTTGGAGAGGAGACTTGTGGTCCTGAGAGGCATCCTAGAGAGTGAGGAGGTTTATCTCAGAGAGCTGGAGGCTCTGCTGATg CCCATGAAGGCTTTGTGGGCCTCCGCCGGGACCTCCCAGCCAGTTCTGTCCAGTCGTCAGGTCCAGACTGTTTTCTATCAGGTGCCTGAGCTCAGAGACCTGCACCAAAGCTTCTACTCTGGCCTGAAGGCCCGGCTGAGCGAGCACTGTCAGACTGAGTCCAGCCctgctgaggagagagagatgagccACAcaggctttcagctgatggtggGGGACCTGTTTCTGAAAATG GTGAACCAGATCGGTCTGTATGGTGGTTTCATTGGAAACTACGAGGAAGCTGTCGAAGTCGTTCGCAAGTGCATGCAGTCGGACCCTCGCTTCCAAGCCCTGGCGGAG AGCATGATGTCTAATAATAACGGATCGGACAAAACTCGGACCAAATACACATTTGAAG CTCTTCTCTACAGGCCTCTGGACAGAGTAACCAAGACCACACTCGTGCTGCGT GACGTCCTGAAGGCGACGCCGGCTGAGCACGGGGATTACGCATCCTTACAGGAAGCCCTGAGGTTGTCTCGCAGCTTCCTGTCTGGTGTCAACGAGAGTTCGCAGTGTAAACGAGAGGTCACGCTCAGTCACGGCATG AGGCGCAAGCTGATGCGCGACGGCTTCGTGGTGGACGCGAGTGAGGGGGAACACAGCCTGCGTCACCTCTTCCTCTACACCGACCTCCTGCTGTGCACCAGATACAAACATGCGAGCAGAGG GAAGCCGGACAGCTACAGGTTCTGCTGGTATCTGCCTCTCGCCGGTCTAAAGCTCCGCTGGGTCGCTGAACAGGAGCGTTCCCAAGACACACACCATCGTTTACACGCCATCAGAGCCAAGATGTTCCTGCTCCGGCAACAGCTACAGCAACACAAAGCA GGGTCCAGGGGCATCAGTTTGGCAGCTCGCGCCAGGAAGAAACTGGAGCAAATGGAGCTGATGCTGCTCACACACTTCCCTCCTTACAGACTGGAGCTGCACAGCCCCAGCGACAAG AGCtacaccttcctcctctcctccctgtacGAGCTTGAAGAGTGGAGAGAAGCTATTCACAAACTCACCGCGGACA ACATAGAAACTGTCCCTCCAGACCTGCTCACCCTCaccagtgcatgtgtgaaactgagaaTGACCCAGCAGCCACCGCTACACAGCTTAAACTCCG tAGAGGACGAGCAGTCTCTGTGTGGGACTCTGGGTGTGGCGATCCATTCTGCCTGTGGCCTGCAGCAACCAGCTT gtgtgtatgtgtgcgtggaGGTGGATGGCTACGAGTTTTACGATAAACAAGCTCAGACACACTCGTCAATCCGCAGCCTCAACCCACACTGGGACCAG GAGCTGTCTTTACAGGTGGATGGGGCGCATCACCTGAGGGTGCTCTGTGTCAGTCAGTCCGTTGGACAGGATTATACAGTCCTGGGAAAAGCTTCTGTACAG TTGGACTCCAAAACCCTGAACAAGCGATGGCGGAGACAGACTCTACAGCTTGGCGAGGTGGAGGTGACTCTCTCCCTGAAGTACTGTCCCCACCCGCTTGAACCGCCCAGCTCTACAACTCAAGAACTTCCCGTCTTCTGTGTCCCCATTGAAACTGTGGCTCA TCAGGAGGGAGTGCTGGTCCCCCATGTGGTGCGCTGCTgcgtggaggaggtggagaggagaggcatGGATGAGGTGGGCATCTACAGGATTTCGGGAGCCACCAGCGACATCGGCGCGCTAAAAGCTGCGTTCAACAGCA aTCTGCGAGAAGCTGTGACCAGGCTGAGAAGTGCTGAAGTGAACGCCGTCTCTGGAGTCCTCAAACTGTACTTCAGAGAGCTGCCGGAGCCTCTTATACCCACTGAGATGTTCCAGAGACTCGCCAGGACGCTGG AAATCCAGGACATAAACTCCCGGCTTGTCTCCTTGCTGTCCCTGCTGCAGTCCTGTCCTGACCCCAACCGCCACACCTTCCTCTACCTCCTGCACCACCTCCAACG AGTTTCAGAGAACCAAGACGTCAACAAAATGTCAATGATGAACCTGGCTACAGTGTTTGGGCCGAGCCTCCTACGCCCCCCTGTGGTCAAACTGGGGCACAATGGCCCCACAGTGGATATCTCCCAGGAAGTGGTGGTGCAG GTCCAGGTGGTTTTCTGGTACCTGCAGTGTAACAACCTCCCTGAAGCCCAGACCTCTCTGCAACATGACACAGACGCTGAAGATGAGACCACCCACATTTGA
- the ntn5 gene encoding netrin-1, translated as MMFLPFSPPPSPSLFPFFLLLLLFLPPSLISSSLSHAPLSWTSPHDPCYHLDGRPRHCLSEFINAAYGIPVNASHSLQGSDYDSNITTLTDLHNPHNLTCWMAHRGSGTGEWVFTLPLGRRFEITYISLQFCQQGEPLDPISISILKSMDFGRTWRPMQHYSSDCLGNFGLPSQTVAQTRHQETEPLCSDPRPLQKQRGGMVLAFSTLDGRPSSPDFDHSHTLQDWVTATDIRVVFHQVSKDAKVSNYGKKEDTRWHEGAEHDGGTGLLRWRPGSKGRTGELVEKLNTDNTLVFFDRDTKNSEIRGANRGEKVDKHGRRGHYKSSGQDEDGHNVTSKERDVSFSTDSLASSKKGGRGRGRGRKKENNDWLPCPNGGCNWTVEGRSRSNKGRELRKRRNNNHNTKQSSRNLQVPPPAAFTSAVQGPLALSDLQVGGRCKCNGHASRCRRDDTGRAVCVCEHHTAGPDCDVCEDFYCDRPWHRATPTHPNPCIACECNGHTNKCRFSMEVFQQSGRRSGGVCQKCRHNTAGRHCQYCQNGYTRDHGKPLNHRKACQPCQCHPLGAVGRWCNQTSGQCLCREGVTGLRCNRCAPGYKQGRSPIRPCIRIQEVAPTPVYQPQYSIAEECVSYCQPSQVKVRMNLETYCLKDYVLKVQVRGMERSGPWWQFSISVQTVFRTGSTSRVRRGTHSLWVPDRDLSCGCPALHVGRTFLLIGAEEGERGWGPEESRLVADRSTLALQWREHWSPKLRGFRGQDKRGRCPPKSPNGQQHHRHREQTKTQSGYIPPHLLTEKDTQTSEAPHVHSYTDSEVKSTEPTSSPTIPTLVCSTPGPG; from the exons ATGATGTTCCTACCCTTTTCCCCTCccccttccccctctctcttccccttttttcttctacttctccttttccttcctccatcccttatctcctcctccctctcccacGCCCCGTTGAGCTGGACTTCGCCTCACGACCCCTGCTACCACCTGGACGGCCGCCCGCGACACTGCCTGTCGGAGTTCATCAACGCAGCCTATGGCATCCCAGTCAATGCTAGCCACTCTCTGCAAGGGTCTGACTATGACAGCAACATCACCACCTTGACGGACCTCCACAACCCCCACAACCTCACCTGCTGGATGGCTCACAGAGGTTCTGGCACAGGAGAATGGGTATTCACGCTGCCTCTTGGCCGCCGTTTTGAGATCACTTACATCAGTTTGCAGTTCTGCCAGCAGGGGGAGCCATTGGAccccatctccatctccattcTCAAGTCAATGGACTTTGGGCGCACTTGGAGGCCGATGCAGCACTACTCAAGTGACTGCCTTGGGAACTTCGGCCTGCCCTCTCAGACGGTGGCCCAGACAAGGCACCAGGAGACAGAACCCCTCTGCTCAGATCCTCGCCCTCTGCAAAAGCAGCGAGGGGGCATGGTTCTGGCCTTTTCCACCCTGGATGGACGGCCTTCCTCTCCTGATTTTGACCACAGCCACACCCTCCAGGACTGGGTGACAGCCACGGACATCCGTGTGGTATTCCACCAGGTGTCCAAAGATGCCAAGGTGAGCAACTATGGTAAGAAGGAAGACACACGATGGCATGAAGGTGCAGAACATGATGGAGGGACTGGGCTTCTGAGGTGGAGACCAGGCTCCAAGGGGCGCACTGGAGAACTGGTCGAGAAGCTAAACACAGATAATACACTGGTATTTTTTGACAGGGATACAAAAAACTCAGAGATAAGGGGAGCAAACAGAGGGGAGAAAGTGGACAAACATGGAAGGAGGGGTCATTATAAATCATCAGGACAAGACGAAGATGGGCACAATGTGACCAGCAAGGAAAGGGATGTTAGCTTTAGCACAGACTCACTCGCCTCTTCAAAAAAAGGCGGGAGAGGCAGAGGCCGTGGTCGCAAGAAGGAAAACAACGATTGGCTGCCTTGCCCCAACGGAGGCTGTAATTGGACAGTTGAGGGGCGGAGCAGGAGCAACAAGGGGCGggagctgaggaagaggaggaacaaTAATCACAACACCAAACAAAGCTCAAGGAACCTGCAGGTGCCCCCACCCGCTGCTTTTACCTCTGCTGTCCAAGGTCCTCTGGCCCTCTCGGACCTGCAAGTCGGCGGCAGGTGTAAGTGTAATGGACATGCCTCTAGGTGTCGCCGTGACGACACAGGCCGggcagtgtgcgtgtgtgagcatCACACAGCCGGGCCTGACTGTGACGTGTGCGAGGATTTCTATTGCGACAGGCCATGGCATCGAGCTACACCCACACACCCGAACCCCTGTATTG CCTGTGAGTGTAACGGCCATACAAACAAGTGCCGCTTCAGCATGGAGGTGTTCCAGCAGTCGGGCCGGCGTAGCGGAGGCGTGTGTCAGAAGTGTCGCCACAACACGGCCGGACGCCACTGCCAGTACTGCCAGAATGGATACACCCGCGACCACGGCAAGCCGCTGAACCACCGCAAGGCCTGCCAAC CGTGTCAGTGCCATCCTTTAGGAGCGGTGGGTCGCTGGTGTAACCAGACATCAGGACAGTGTCTGTGTCGAGAAGGTGTGACCGGCCTCAGGTGTAACCGCTGTGCCCCGGGGTACAAACAGGGCAGGTCCCCGATCCGGCCCTGCATAC GAATTCAAGAGGTCGCGCCGACCCCGGTGTACCAACCCCAGTACAGCATAG CGGAGGAGTGTGTTTCATACTGCCAGCCTTCTCAGGTTAAAGTCCGGATGAACTTGGAGACTTATTGTCTGAAGGACTACG TGCTGAAGGTGCAGGTGAGAGGGATGGAGCGTTCAGGTCCTTGGTGGCAGTTCTCCATCTCAGTCCAAACCGTCTTCCGTACGGGGTCCACTTCCCGTGTGCGCAGGGGCACCCACTCCCTCTGGGTCCCAGACCGTGACCTCAGCTGTGGCTGCCCAGCCCTCCACGTTGGGCGGACCTTCCTCCTGATCGGTGCAGAGGAGGGGGAACGGGGCTGGGGCCCTGAGGAGAGTCGCCTGGTGGCGGACCGCTCCACCCTGGCCCTCCAGTGGCGGGAACACTGGAGCCCCAAACTGAGGGGCTTCCGGGGGCAGGACAAGAGGGGCCGCTGCCCGCCGAAATCCCCCAATGGGCAGCAGCACCACCGTCACAGGGAGCAAACAAAGACCCAGTCTGGGTACATCCCCCCTCACCTGCTGACTGAGAAAGACACTCAAACCTCAGAGGCGCCGCATGTACACTCTTATACAGACAGCGAGGTTAAATCCACAGAGCCGACCTCCTCGCCAACCATACCCACTCTGGTGTGCTCTACTCCAGGTCCTGGGTGA
- the LOC115589051 gene encoding active breakpoint cluster region-related protein isoform X2, with the protein MMDIYQEAVRYLESEHVPVVAEAEADVLEEDVFQEEAVSCLLSPLHSESIDFPESPTSRSPEEMLERRLVVLRGILESEEVYLRELEALLMPMKALWASAGTSQPVLSSRQVQTVFYQVPELRDLHQSFYSGLKARLSEHCQTESSPAEEREMSHTGFQLMVGDLFLKMVNQIGLYGGFIGNYEEAVEVVRKCMQSDPRFQALAESMMSNNNGSDKTRTKYTFEALLYRPLDRVTKTTLVLRDVLKATPAEHGDYASLQEALRLSRSFLSGVNESSQCKREVTLSHGMRRKLMRDGFVVDASEGEHSLRHLFLYTDLLLCTRYKHASRGKPDSYRFCWYLPLAGLKLRWVAEQERSQDTHHRLHAIRAKMFLLRQQLQQHKAGSRGISLAARARKKLEQMELMLLTHFPPYRLELHSPSDKSYTFLLSSLYELEEWREAIHKLTADNIETVPPDLLTLTSACVKLRMTQQPPLHSLNSEDEQSLCGTLGVAIHSACGLQQPACVYVCVEVDGYEFYDKQAQTHSSIRSLNPHWDQELSLQVDGAHHLRVLCVSQSVGQDYTVLGKASVQLDSKTLNKRWRRQTLQLGEVEVTLSLKYCPHPLEPPSSTTQELPVFCVPIETVAHQEGVLVPHVVRCCVEEVERRGMDEVGIYRISGATSDIGALKAAFNSNLREAVTRLRSAEVNAVSGVLKLYFRELPEPLIPTEMFQRLARTLEIQDINSRLVSLLSLLQSCPDPNRHTFLYLLHHLQRVSENQDVNKMSMMNLATVFGPSLLRPPVVKLGHNGPTVDISQEVVVQVQVVFWYLQCNNLPEAQTSLQHDTDAEDETTHI; encoded by the exons ATGATGGATATCTACCAAGAGGCTGTGCGGTATCTGGAGTCAGAGCACGTACCAG TTGTAGCTGAAGCCGAGGCCGACGTCCTGGAGGAGGATGTGTTCCAGGAGGAGGCGGTGTCCTGCTTGCTGTCTCCTCTCCATTCAGAGAGCATAGACTTCCCCGAAAGCCCT ACGTCCCGCAGCCCGGAGGAAATGTTGGAGAGGAGACTTGTGGTCCTGAGAGGCATCCTAGAGAGTGAGGAGGTTTATCTCAGAGAGCTGGAGGCTCTGCTGATg CCCATGAAGGCTTTGTGGGCCTCCGCCGGGACCTCCCAGCCAGTTCTGTCCAGTCGTCAGGTCCAGACTGTTTTCTATCAGGTGCCTGAGCTCAGAGACCTGCACCAAAGCTTCTACTCTGGCCTGAAGGCCCGGCTGAGCGAGCACTGTCAGACTGAGTCCAGCCctgctgaggagagagagatgagccACAcaggctttcagctgatggtggGGGACCTGTTTCTGAAAATG GTGAACCAGATCGGTCTGTATGGTGGTTTCATTGGAAACTACGAGGAAGCTGTCGAAGTCGTTCGCAAGTGCATGCAGTCGGACCCTCGCTTCCAAGCCCTGGCGGAG AGCATGATGTCTAATAATAACGGATCGGACAAAACTCGGACCAAATACACATTTGAAG CTCTTCTCTACAGGCCTCTGGACAGAGTAACCAAGACCACACTCGTGCTGCGT GACGTCCTGAAGGCGACGCCGGCTGAGCACGGGGATTACGCATCCTTACAGGAAGCCCTGAGGTTGTCTCGCAGCTTCCTGTCTGGTGTCAACGAGAGTTCGCAGTGTAAACGAGAGGTCACGCTCAGTCACGGCATG AGGCGCAAGCTGATGCGCGACGGCTTCGTGGTGGACGCGAGTGAGGGGGAACACAGCCTGCGTCACCTCTTCCTCTACACCGACCTCCTGCTGTGCACCAGATACAAACATGCGAGCAGAGG GAAGCCGGACAGCTACAGGTTCTGCTGGTATCTGCCTCTCGCCGGTCTAAAGCTCCGCTGGGTCGCTGAACAGGAGCGTTCCCAAGACACACACCATCGTTTACACGCCATCAGAGCCAAGATGTTCCTGCTCCGGCAACAGCTACAGCAACACAAAGCA GGGTCCAGGGGCATCAGTTTGGCAGCTCGCGCCAGGAAGAAACTGGAGCAAATGGAGCTGATGCTGCTCACACACTTCCCTCCTTACAGACTGGAGCTGCACAGCCCCAGCGACAAG AGCtacaccttcctcctctcctccctgtacGAGCTTGAAGAGTGGAGAGAAGCTATTCACAAACTCACCGCGGACA ACATAGAAACTGTCCCTCCAGACCTGCTCACCCTCaccagtgcatgtgtgaaactgagaaTGACCCAGCAGCCACCGCTACACAGCTTAAACTCCG AGGACGAGCAGTCTCTGTGTGGGACTCTGGGTGTGGCGATCCATTCTGCCTGTGGCCTGCAGCAACCAGCTT gtgtgtatgtgtgcgtggaGGTGGATGGCTACGAGTTTTACGATAAACAAGCTCAGACACACTCGTCAATCCGCAGCCTCAACCCACACTGGGACCAG GAGCTGTCTTTACAGGTGGATGGGGCGCATCACCTGAGGGTGCTCTGTGTCAGTCAGTCCGTTGGACAGGATTATACAGTCCTGGGAAAAGCTTCTGTACAG TTGGACTCCAAAACCCTGAACAAGCGATGGCGGAGACAGACTCTACAGCTTGGCGAGGTGGAGGTGACTCTCTCCCTGAAGTACTGTCCCCACCCGCTTGAACCGCCCAGCTCTACAACTCAAGAACTTCCCGTCTTCTGTGTCCCCATTGAAACTGTGGCTCA TCAGGAGGGAGTGCTGGTCCCCCATGTGGTGCGCTGCTgcgtggaggaggtggagaggagaggcatGGATGAGGTGGGCATCTACAGGATTTCGGGAGCCACCAGCGACATCGGCGCGCTAAAAGCTGCGTTCAACAGCA aTCTGCGAGAAGCTGTGACCAGGCTGAGAAGTGCTGAAGTGAACGCCGTCTCTGGAGTCCTCAAACTGTACTTCAGAGAGCTGCCGGAGCCTCTTATACCCACTGAGATGTTCCAGAGACTCGCCAGGACGCTGG AAATCCAGGACATAAACTCCCGGCTTGTCTCCTTGCTGTCCCTGCTGCAGTCCTGTCCTGACCCCAACCGCCACACCTTCCTCTACCTCCTGCACCACCTCCAACG AGTTTCAGAGAACCAAGACGTCAACAAAATGTCAATGATGAACCTGGCTACAGTGTTTGGGCCGAGCCTCCTACGCCCCCCTGTGGTCAAACTGGGGCACAATGGCCCCACAGTGGATATCTCCCAGGAAGTGGTGGTGCAG GTCCAGGTGGTTTTCTGGTACCTGCAGTGTAACAACCTCCCTGAAGCCCAGACCTCTCTGCAACATGACACAGACGCTGAAGATGAGACCACCCACATTTGA